The Diabrotica virgifera virgifera chromosome 10, PGI_DIABVI_V3a genome has a window encoding:
- the LOC126878592 gene encoding uncharacterized protein LOC126878592, whose translation MDETYVHSSHTYQKSWSDSSNKGIQKPVSKGQMLVIVHAGGESGFVKNAYLRYKPTIKTGDYHDTMNYDNYKKWLQDKLIPNLPPNSVLVIDNAPYHNVQTEKCPTMSSRKAEMQQWLTTRNISFTDDMLKFELYDIIKLHKPLFKTYEIDKILEDKGHSVLRLPKILSGFESYRVSMGFYEAMCR comes from the coding sequence ATGGATGAAACATACGTCCATTCATCTCATACCTACCAAAAGAGCTGGTCTGATAGTTCAAACAAGGGCATACAAAAACCAGTATCTAAAGGACAGATGCTTGTGATAGTGCATGCTGGAGGTGAAAGTGGTTTTGTTAAAAACGCTTATCTGCGCTACAAACCTACTATAAAAACAGGAGATTATCATGATACAATGAACTACGACAATTACAAAAAGTGGCTTCAGGATAAACTGATACCAAATTTGCCCCCGAACAGCGTTTTAGTGATTGATAATGCACCGTATCACAACGTACAAACTGAGAAATGTCCAACTATGTCTTCCAGGAAAGCAGAAATGCAGCAGTGGCTGACAACGCGAAATATTTCCTTTACAGATGACATGTTGAAATTTGAATTATACGACATTATAAAATTACACAAACCTCTGTTTAAAACCTATGAAATTGACAAAATACTCGAGGATAAAGGACATTCAGTTTTACGGTTACCCAAGATATTATCCGGATTTGAATCCTATAGAGTTAGTATGGGCTTCTATGAAGCAATGTGTCGCTGA